A part of Vespertiliibacter pulmonis genomic DNA contains:
- the modF gene encoding molybdate ABC transporter ATP-binding protein ModF produces MALQLQQAQFQRQKQILSIEQLAIQMGDFWAVAGGNGSGKTLFSQSLAGNLPLVSGQFTTNFAKVALSSFESQQKIIEAIFNARNNDAVSPDDFGLTAREIILSDNKNRALCDFYIDKLKITQLLDRPFIQLSTGESRKVLLCQLLVSEPDLLILDEPFEGLDQQSVQEWLALLAELQPQMALVLIVNRLNDIPDCATHLALLDNLSVILQGERADIEQDSVFQQLVYAEQAVVAQLPASVAPTEQLPVNIPPFDLKEVTIQYGDKLILDKLSWTVSSKEHWWIKGPNGAGKSTLLAVLSGEHPQSFANHVILFGKQRGSGETIWDIKKHIGYVSSQLHMDYRVNCSVRDVILSGFFDSIGVYQKVSEALRLKADEWLARLNFTTLANKPFRSLSWGQQRLLIITRAMVKHPPILILDEPLQGLDGINRKLVKQFIDQLVQNSQTQLLFVSHQDQDAPDCITHLFEFVPKEQGYQYVKRRVNG; encoded by the coding sequence ATGGCACTTCAGCTTCAACAGGCACAATTTCAACGGCAAAAACAGATTTTATCTATTGAACAGTTAGCTATTCAAATGGGTGATTTTTGGGCAGTAGCTGGCGGGAATGGGAGTGGTAAAACACTATTTTCACAAAGTTTAGCAGGTAACTTACCGCTTGTAAGCGGTCAGTTTACGACTAATTTTGCAAAAGTTGCATTGTCTTCATTTGAAAGTCAGCAAAAAATTATTGAGGCAATATTCAACGCTCGCAATAATGATGCAGTTAGCCCTGATGATTTTGGTCTAACTGCCCGTGAAATTATTTTAAGTGATAATAAAAATAGAGCATTGTGCGATTTTTATATAGATAAATTAAAGATAACTCAATTACTCGATCGCCCTTTTATTCAGCTTTCTACGGGCGAAAGCCGAAAAGTCCTACTTTGCCAATTATTAGTCAGTGAACCCGATTTGTTGATTTTAGATGAACCTTTTGAGGGATTAGATCAACAATCGGTACAAGAGTGGTTAGCTTTACTTGCTGAATTGCAACCACAAATGGCATTGGTATTGATTGTCAATCGGTTAAACGATATTCCAGATTGTGCAACTCATTTAGCGTTACTTGATAATTTGAGTGTGATTTTACAAGGAGAGCGTGCTGATATTGAGCAGGATTCGGTTTTTCAGCAGTTAGTTTATGCAGAGCAAGCGGTAGTAGCACAATTACCAGCGAGCGTAGCACCTACTGAACAGCTTCCTGTGAACATTCCGCCTTTTGATCTAAAAGAGGTTACTATTCAATATGGAGATAAACTTATTTTAGATAAATTGTCGTGGACGGTAAGTTCTAAAGAGCATTGGTGGATAAAAGGCCCTAATGGAGCAGGAAAATCAACGTTATTGGCTGTTTTATCAGGTGAACACCCACAATCTTTTGCTAATCATGTTATTTTGTTTGGTAAACAACGAGGTTCAGGTGAAACAATTTGGGATATCAAAAAGCATATTGGCTATGTTAGCAGTCAATTACATATGGATTATCGGGTAAATTGCAGTGTACGAGATGTGATATTATCGGGTTTTTTTGACTCAATTGGCGTATATCAAAAAGTATCAGAAGCTTTGCGATTAAAAGCTGATGAATGGCTAGCTCGGTTAAATTTTACTACATTAGCAAATAAGCCATTTCGTTCTCTCTCTTGGGGACAACAACGGCTATTAATTATTACACGAGCAATGGTTAAACACCCACCAATTTTAATTTTAGATGAACCATTGCAGGGGTTAGATGGTATTAATCGCAAATTAGTCAAGCAGTTTATTGATCAGCTTGTTCAAAATAGTCAAACACAATTATTGTTTGTTTCACATCAAGACCAAGATGCGCCGGATTGTATTACGCATTTATTTGAATTCGTTCCTAAAGAACAAGGTTATCAATATGTTAAACGAAGAGTAAATGGCTAG
- a CDS encoding ABC transporter substrate-binding protein, with protein sequence MRNVLITILTSILLAQFAYSAIVPMGTKLRAQQEITINNGTEPVSLDPHKVEGIPEAVIIRQLFEGLVVRDQKGNIQPGIAVSWTSNDDFTQWTFRLRETNWSNGDPLTAEDFVYAWQRLANPKTASPYASYLEKLKLVNATDIIAGKKMLKELGVKALDKFMLQLNLSSPVPYLPAMLVSHSLVPVHKAAIDKFGDEWTKVNNFVGNGAYRLAERVLNEKLVLNRNSYYWNDKETVINKATLLSLSSANADVARYRAGGLDMTASSVPIELYAKLKAELPNELYSTRVISTYYYALNNQKAPFTDIRVRKALNLALQRNVITDKVLGMGQTPTYTYTPNYISGGEKIVTPEYAMLSQEERNQQAVALLKEAGFDPTHPLKFTLLYNTSENHKKVAIAATSLWKLNTNNIVQATLKNQEWKTFLSELNQGNFEVARSGWQGEYNNPTAFQNNFLTNSSYNDAKFSNAEFDALIDQSYYAKTSDERSQIYAKAESLLMSQYPIVPVYNSVNIRLVKPYVKGFTTTDPQDYFYIKNFYLVDE encoded by the coding sequence ATGAGGAATGTGTTAATAACTATTTTAACAAGTATTTTACTTGCGCAGTTTGCTTATTCTGCGATTGTTCCTATGGGAACAAAGTTACGTGCCCAGCAAGAAATTACAATTAATAACGGCACAGAGCCAGTTTCTCTTGACCCACATAAAGTAGAGGGGATTCCCGAAGCAGTGATTATTCGCCAATTATTTGAAGGCTTAGTGGTGCGTGATCAAAAAGGTAATATTCAACCAGGAATAGCCGTAAGTTGGACAAGTAATGATGATTTTACTCAATGGACGTTCAGATTGCGTGAAACGAATTGGTCGAATGGAGATCCTTTGACTGCCGAAGATTTTGTTTATGCTTGGCAACGTTTAGCAAATCCTAAAACAGCTTCGCCTTATGCAAGCTATCTTGAAAAATTAAAATTAGTAAACGCGACAGATATTATTGCAGGCAAGAAAATGCTAAAAGAGCTTGGTGTTAAAGCGCTTGATAAATTTATGTTACAGCTTAATTTAAGTTCCCCAGTACCGTATCTGCCTGCAATGTTAGTTTCACATTCATTAGTTCCAGTACATAAAGCAGCGATTGATAAATTTGGTGATGAATGGACGAAAGTGAACAATTTTGTTGGTAATGGGGCTTATCGTTTGGCAGAGCGTGTATTAAATGAAAAATTAGTGTTGAATCGTAATTCTTATTATTGGAATGATAAAGAAACAGTCATTAACAAAGCTACTTTATTATCCTTAAGCTCAGCTAATGCAGATGTTGCTCGTTATCGTGCAGGTGGGCTAGATATGACTGCAAGTTCTGTCCCAATTGAACTTTACGCAAAATTGAAAGCAGAATTACCAAATGAGTTATATAGCACACGAGTTATTTCAACTTATTATTACGCTTTAAACAATCAAAAAGCTCCTTTTACGGATATTCGTGTAAGGAAAGCATTAAATTTAGCCTTGCAACGCAATGTTATTACAGACAAAGTTTTAGGAATGGGACAAACGCCCACTTATACTTATACGCCTAATTATATTAGCGGAGGAGAAAAAATTGTTACACCAGAATATGCGATGCTTTCGCAAGAGGAACGTAATCAGCAAGCAGTCGCTTTATTGAAAGAAGCTGGTTTTGACCCAACACACCCTTTGAAATTTACGTTGTTGTACAATACGTCAGAAAATCATAAAAAAGTGGCAATTGCAGCAACATCATTATGGAAATTAAACACAAATAATATTGTACAAGCTACTTTAAAAAACCAAGAGTGGAAAACTTTTTTATCTGAGTTAAATCAAGGGAATTTTGAAGTGGCTCGGTCTGGATGGCAAGGAGAGTATAATAATCCAACGGCATTCCAAAATAATTTTTTGACAAATAGTTCTTACAATGATGCAAAATTCTCAAACGCTGAATTTGATGCCTTAATTGATCAGTCGTATTACGCAAAAACAAGTGATGAACGTAGTCAAATTTATGCGAAAGCGGAATCATTGTTAATGTCTCAATACCCTATTGTACCAGTTTATAATAGTGTGAACATACGTTTAGTTAAGCCTTATGTAAAAGGTTTTACAACTACAGATCCGCAAGATTATTTTTATATTAAAAACTTTTATTTAGTAGATGAGTAG
- the rpoB gene encoding DNA-directed RNA polymerase subunit beta: MAYSFSEKKRIRKSFGKRPQVLNVPYLLTIQLDSFDKFIKRDPEGQQGLEAAFRSVFPIVSNNGSTELQYVSYELGEPAFDVRECQIRGTTYAAPLRVKLRLVTFDREAAAGTVKDIKEQNVYMGEIPLMTDNGTFVINGTERVIVSQLHRSPGVFFDSDKGKTHASGKVLYNARIIPYRGSWLDFEFDPKDNLYARIDRRRKLPATIILRALGYTTEEILNMFFDKIIFDVKDNKLLMELVPERLRGEMAAFDIEANGKVYVESGRRITARHIKALEKDNISQIEVPTEYIVGKVTARDYIDLDTGEIICPSNTEISLELLAKLVQAGYHQIEVLFTNDLDHGAYISETLRVDPTYDRLSALVEIYRMMRPGEPPTKEAAEALFDNMFFSTDRYDLSAVGRMKFNRSLGIPEGVGTGILSKSDIIDVMKKLIDIRNGNGEVDDIDHLGNRRIRSVGEMAENQFRIGLVRVERAVRERLSLGDLDGVSPQDLINAKPISAAVKEFFGSSQLSQFMDQNNPLSEVTHKRRISALGPGGLTRERAGFEVRDVHATHYGRVCPIETPEGPNIGLINSLSVYARTNDYGFLETPYRKVVDGQVTEEIEYLSAIEEGNYVIAQANSNLDDDFRFTDTYVTCRGEHGESGLYRPEDVQYMDVSTQQVVSVAAALIPFLEHDDANRALMGANMQRQAVPTLRADKPLVGTGIEKAVALDSGVAVVAKRGGMVQYVDASRIVVKVNEDETIAGEAGIDIYNLIKYTRSNQNTCINQIPCVKLGEPVERGEILADGPSTDLGELALGQNIRVAFMPWNGYNFEDSMLVSERVVQEDRFTTIHIQELSCVARDTKLGSEEITADIPNVGESALSKLDESGIVYIGAEVKGGDILVGKVTPKGETQLTPEEKLLRAIFGEKASDVKDSSLRVPNGTSGTIIDVQVFTRDGVEKDKRAKDIEEMQLREAKKDLVEELEILEAGLFTRVHNVLVEGGIAEATLDKMAREKWLEQTLEDEAKQNQLEQLAEQHEELRKEFERKLEIKRNKIIQGDDLAPGVLKVVKVYLAVKRQIQPGDKMAGRHGNKGVISKINPVEDMPYDENGQPVEIVLNPLGVPSRMNIGQILETHLGLAARGIGDQINAMIKQQQSIAKLREYMQKAYDLGHGSQVVDLSKFTDEEVMTLAQNLRKGLPLATPVFDGAHESEIKGLLELGGLPTSGQITLYDGRTGEKFERPVTVGYMYMLKLNHLVDDKMHARSTGSYSLVTQQPLGGKAQFGGQRFGEMEVWALEAYGAAYTLQEMLTVKSDDVNGRTKMYKNIVDGTHYMEPGMPESFNVITKEIRALGIDMELDEA, translated from the coding sequence ATGGCATACTCATTCTCCGAGAAAAAGCGTATTCGTAAGAGCTTTGGTAAACGTCCACAGGTTCTTAACGTACCTTATCTATTAACCATTCAGCTTGATTCTTTTGATAAATTTATCAAAAGAGATCCTGAAGGACAACAAGGTTTAGAAGCGGCATTCCGTTCAGTTTTTCCGATTGTCAGCAACAACGGTTCGACTGAATTACAATACGTTTCTTATGAACTAGGTGAGCCAGCGTTCGATGTGCGTGAATGTCAAATTCGTGGCACAACTTATGCAGCCCCTCTCCGTGTTAAATTACGTTTAGTTACTTTTGATCGTGAAGCTGCGGCAGGCACGGTAAAAGATATTAAAGAACAAAATGTTTATATGGGTGAAATCCCATTGATGACCGATAACGGTACTTTTGTAATCAATGGTACTGAACGTGTTATCGTTTCACAATTACACCGTAGCCCGGGCGTATTCTTTGATTCAGACAAAGGTAAAACCCATGCATCAGGTAAAGTGTTATATAACGCACGCATTATTCCTTATCGTGGTTCTTGGTTAGATTTTGAATTTGACCCGAAAGATAATTTATATGCACGTATCGACCGTCGCCGTAAATTACCCGCAACTATTATTTTGCGTGCGTTAGGCTATACAACGGAAGAAATTCTGAATATGTTCTTCGATAAAATTATCTTTGATGTAAAAGATAATAAATTATTAATGGAACTTGTGCCAGAACGTTTGCGTGGTGAAATGGCTGCATTTGATATTGAAGCCAATGGTAAAGTTTATGTGGAAAGTGGTCGTCGTATTACTGCCCGCCATATCAAAGCATTAGAAAAAGATAATATTTCGCAAATTGAAGTACCAACTGAATATATTGTCGGTAAAGTAACTGCAAGAGATTATATTGATTTAGATACTGGCGAAATTATTTGCCCATCAAATACTGAAATTTCCCTTGAGCTATTAGCAAAATTGGTTCAAGCAGGTTATCACCAAATTGAAGTATTGTTTACCAATGATTTAGATCACGGTGCTTATATTTCAGAAACATTGCGTGTTGATCCAACTTATGACCGTTTAAGTGCATTAGTTGAAATTTACCGTATGATGCGTCCAGGTGAACCACCAACGAAAGAAGCGGCAGAAGCCTTATTTGACAATATGTTCTTCTCAACAGACCGCTATGATCTTTCTGCGGTAGGTCGTATGAAATTCAACCGTTCATTAGGCATTCCAGAAGGTGTCGGTACGGGAATTTTAAGTAAAAGCGACATTATTGATGTAATGAAGAAATTGATCGATATCCGTAATGGTAATGGTGAAGTGGACGACATCGATCACTTAGGCAACCGCCGTATTCGCTCTGTGGGCGAAATGGCAGAAAACCAATTCCGTATCGGTTTAGTACGTGTTGAGCGTGCTGTTCGTGAACGTCTTTCATTAGGTGATTTAGATGGCGTTTCTCCACAAGATTTAATTAACGCTAAACCAATTTCAGCTGCAGTGAAAGAGTTTTTTGGCTCGTCTCAGCTTTCGCAATTTATGGATCAAAACAACCCGCTTTCAGAGGTTACCCATAAACGCCGTATTTCTGCATTAGGACCGGGTGGTTTAACCCGTGAGCGTGCAGGTTTTGAGGTGCGAGATGTTCACGCAACTCACTATGGTCGTGTTTGTCCAATCGAAACGCCTGAAGGTCCGAATATCGGTTTGATCAACTCACTTTCTGTGTATGCTCGTACTAATGATTATGGTTTCTTAGAAACACCATACCGTAAAGTGGTTGATGGTCAAGTTACGGAAGAAATTGAATACCTTTCTGCAATTGAAGAAGGCAACTACGTTATTGCACAGGCAAACTCAAATTTAGATGATGACTTCCGTTTTACAGATACTTATGTAACTTGTCGTGGTGAACACGGAGAATCTGGCTTATATCGCCCTGAAGATGTTCAATATATGGACGTTTCAACACAACAAGTTGTGTCTGTTGCAGCAGCATTGATTCCGTTCCTTGAGCATGACGATGCGAACCGTGCTTTAATGGGTGCAAACATGCAACGTCAAGCTGTTCCAACATTACGTGCAGATAAACCATTAGTTGGTACAGGTATCGAAAAAGCAGTGGCATTAGACTCGGGCGTTGCCGTTGTGGCTAAACGTGGTGGTATGGTTCAATATGTTGATGCCTCTCGTATCGTTGTAAAAGTCAATGAAGATGAAACCATTGCAGGCGAAGCTGGTATTGATATTTATAACTTAATTAAATATACCCGTTCAAATCAAAATACCTGTATTAACCAAATTCCTTGTGTGAAATTGGGTGAGCCAGTAGAGCGTGGTGAAATCTTAGCTGATGGTCCATCAACTGATTTAGGTGAATTAGCATTAGGTCAAAATATCCGTGTCGCATTTATGCCTTGGAACGGTTATAACTTTGAAGACTCAATGTTAGTGTCTGAGCGTGTTGTACAAGAAGATCGCTTTACTACCATTCATATTCAAGAATTATCTTGTGTAGCTCGTGATACAAAATTAGGATCTGAAGAGATTACTGCGGACATTCCAAATGTCGGCGAATCAGCATTAAGTAAACTTGATGAATCAGGTATTGTTTACATTGGTGCAGAAGTTAAGGGTGGTGATATTTTAGTGGGTAAAGTTACCCCTAAAGGTGAAACTCAATTAACACCGGAAGAAAAATTATTGCGTGCAATTTTCGGTGAAAAAGCTTCTGATGTAAAAGACTCTTCACTTCGTGTACCAAATGGAACATCAGGGACAATTATTGACGTTCAAGTCTTTACTCGTGATGGTGTAGAGAAAGATAAACGTGCAAAAGACATTGAAGAAATGCAGTTGCGTGAAGCGAAAAAAGATTTAGTTGAAGAACTTGAAATCTTAGAAGCTGGTTTATTCACTCGTGTACATAATGTGTTAGTTGAAGGCGGAATTGCTGAAGCAACGTTAGATAAAATGGCTCGTGAAAAATGGTTAGAGCAAACTTTAGAAGATGAAGCTAAGCAAAATCAGCTTGAACAGCTTGCTGAACAGCACGAAGAATTACGCAAAGAATTTGAACGTAAACTTGAAATTAAACGTAATAAAATTATCCAAGGTGATGATTTAGCACCAGGTGTATTAAAAGTAGTTAAAGTTTACCTTGCGGTAAAACGCCAAATTCAGCCAGGGGATAAAATGGCGGGTCGTCATGGTAATAAAGGGGTTATCTCTAAAATTAACCCTGTGGAAGATATGCCATATGACGAAAATGGTCAGCCAGTTGAAATTGTATTAAACCCACTGGGTGTACCTTCTCGTATGAATATCGGTCAGATCCTTGAAACCCATTTAGGACTTGCTGCTCGTGGTATTGGTGATCAAATCAATGCGATGATTAAGCAACAACAATCTATTGCGAAATTGCGTGAATATATGCAAAAGGCCTACGATTTAGGGCACGGCTCGCAAGTGGTTGATTTAAGCAAATTCACAGATGAAGAAGTGATGACCTTAGCGCAAAATTTACGTAAAGGCTTACCGCTTGCAACCCCAGTATTTGATGGTGCGCACGAAAGTGAAATTAAAGGCTTACTTGAATTAGGTGGTTTACCAACAAGCGGTCAGATTACGTTGTATGATGGACGTACGGGTGAGAAATTTGAGCGTCCAGTAACCGTAGGTTATATGTATATGCTTAAATTGAACCACTTAGTTGATGATAAAATGCACGCTCGTTCAACAGGTTCTTATAGTCTTGTTACTCAACAACCATTGGGCGGTAAAGCTCAGTTCGGTGGTCAGCGTTTCGGTGAGATGGAAGTTTGGGCGTTAGAAGCATACGGTGCGGCTTATACCTTACAAGAAATGCTTACAGTGAAATCGGACGATGTAAATGGTCGTACGAAGATGTATAAAAATATCGTAGATGGTACGCACTATATGGAACCGGGAATGCCTGAATCCTTTAATGTAATTACGAAAGAGATCCGTGCATTAGGTATTGATATGGAGTTAGACGAAGCTTAG
- the rplL gene encoding 50S ribosomal protein L7/L12, with protein sequence MSLTNEQLIEAIASKSVSEIVELIAAMEEKFGVSAAAAAVAVAAGPAEAAEEKTEFDVILANAGANKVAVIKAVRGATGLGLKEAKDLVESAPAALKEGISKAEAEALKKELEEAGAQVEIK encoded by the coding sequence ATGTCTTTAACTAACGAACAACTTATTGAAGCGATTGCTTCTAAATCAGTATCAGAAATCGTTGAATTAATCGCAGCGATGGAAGAAAAATTTGGTGTGTCAGCAGCGGCAGCAGCAGTTGCAGTAGCAGCAGGTCCAGCAGAAGCAGCAGAAGAGAAAACTGAATTTGATGTAATTCTTGCTAACGCAGGTGCAAACAAAGTTGCTGTAATCAAAGCAGTACGTGGTGCAACTGGCTTAGGCTTAAAAGAAGCGAAAGACTTAGTTGAGTCTGCTCCAGCAGCATTAAAAGAGGGTATCTCTAAAGCTGAAGCTGAAGCGCTTAAGAAAGAATTAGAAGAAGCTGGTGCACAAGTAGAAATCAAATAA
- the pcp gene encoding pyroglutamyl-peptidase I, producing MKKVLITGFDPFNKESINPSWEVAKRLAKPSFIYAVQLPCVFDLVLEVLQEKIKEIQPDIVICIGQAARQSDIAIERVAINLNDATIPDNQNNQPIDTEIIPHAPSAYFSTLPCKTIVQALKENGIPASLSLSAGTYVCNHTMYGLLHFLAKHLPNCRGGFIHIPFLPEQGVNHPNAPTMALETVLKGISIAINVALETE from the coding sequence ATGAAAAAAGTATTAATAACAGGATTCGATCCTTTCAATAAAGAATCCATCAATCCATCATGGGAAGTAGCAAAACGCCTTGCTAAACCATCATTTATCTACGCTGTACAATTACCCTGCGTATTTGATCTTGTTCTTGAAGTCTTACAGGAAAAAATTAAGGAAATTCAACCCGATATTGTGATATGTATTGGACAAGCCGCTAGACAATCTGATATTGCGATTGAACGTGTGGCTATCAACCTTAATGATGCGACTATCCCTGACAATCAAAATAATCAACCCATTGATACTGAAATTATTCCTCACGCACCATCAGCCTATTTCTCAACACTACCTTGCAAAACTATCGTACAAGCACTTAAAGAAAATGGTATTCCCGCATCACTTTCTCTCTCTGCTGGCACCTATGTTTGTAATCATACTATGTATGGACTACTGCATTTTCTTGCAAAACATCTTCCAAATTGTCGTGGTGGATTTATTCACATTCCATTTTTGCCAGAGCAAGGGGTAAATCATCCTAATGCACCAACGATGGCATTAGAAACTGTACTTAAAGGAATTTCTATTGCAATCAATGTTGCTTTAGAAACAGAATAA
- the nusG gene encoding transcription termination/antitermination protein NusG, whose product MSEIEQEYEVKEPTRMRWYVLQAFSGFESRVAITLREYIKLHNMEEQFGEVLVPTEEVVENVGGRRRKTERKFFPGYVLVQMEMNDDTWHLVKSVPRVMGFIGGTADKPAPISQKEADRILNRVQETADKPRHRKEFQPGEEVRVTEGPFADFNGTVEEVDYEKGRLKVSVSIFGRATPVELEFNQVEKNNG is encoded by the coding sequence ATGAGTGAGATTGAACAAGAATATGAAGTAAAAGAGCCTACAAGAATGCGTTGGTATGTTTTACAAGCGTTTTCAGGTTTTGAATCACGTGTAGCGATTACATTGCGTGAATATATCAAGCTACATAATATGGAAGAGCAGTTTGGTGAAGTATTAGTACCAACCGAAGAAGTCGTTGAAAATGTTGGTGGTCGCCGTCGTAAAACAGAGCGTAAATTTTTTCCTGGTTATGTATTAGTACAGATGGAAATGAATGATGATACGTGGCATTTGGTAAAAAGTGTACCTCGTGTAATGGGCTTTATTGGTGGAACAGCAGATAAGCCTGCACCTATTTCGCAAAAAGAAGCAGATCGTATTTTAAACCGTGTACAAGAAACGGCAGATAAACCTCGTCATAGAAAAGAGTTTCAACCGGGTGAAGAAGTTCGTGTTACGGAAGGTCCATTCGCTGATTTCAATGGTACAGTGGAAGAAGTGGATTACGAAAAAGGTCGCTTGAAAGTGTCTGTATCGATCTTTGGGCGAGCAACGCCAGTTGAGCTTGAGTTTAATCAGGTAGAAAAAAATAACGGTTAA
- the secE gene encoding preprotein translocase subunit SecE yields MSKEIQTKHPDVADKAKGQEGKSKGVNRILWVLSIALIIVAAVGNTYFASHFSFIVRILLLVVLLVGGVGIAAITNQGQKAIGFVKSSRQELRKIVWPTRPETTQTTLIVAAICVVVALALWGIDSIIVSVITFLTNLRF; encoded by the coding sequence ATGTCTAAAGAAATTCAAACAAAACACCCAGATGTAGCGGATAAAGCGAAGGGTCAAGAAGGTAAAAGTAAGGGCGTTAATCGCATTTTATGGGTGCTATCTATTGCGTTAATTATAGTTGCTGCTGTTGGTAATACTTATTTTGCAAGCCATTTTTCATTTATCGTACGTATTTTATTGCTCGTTGTGCTATTAGTCGGTGGCGTTGGTATTGCGGCTATTACCAATCAAGGTCAAAAAGCGATTGGTTTTGTTAAATCATCTCGTCAAGAATTGCGTAAAATTGTGTGGCCAACACGCCCAGAAACAACACAAACTACCTTGATTGTTGCGGCTATCTGTGTAGTAGTAGCGTTAGCATTATGGGGAATTGACTCAATTATTGTTTCTGTTATTACATTTTTAACAAACTTGAGGTTCTAA
- the rplK gene encoding 50S ribosomal protein L11, with the protein MAKKVQAYVKLQVAAGMANPSPPVGPALGQQGVNIMEFCKAFNARTESLEKGLPIPVVITVYADRSFTFVTKTPPAAVLLKKAAGLKSGSAKPNKDKVGKVTKEQIRQIAETKSADMTGATIETKMKSIEGTARSMGLVVED; encoded by the coding sequence ATGGCAAAGAAAGTACAAGCCTACGTTAAGTTGCAAGTTGCAGCAGGTATGGCTAACCCATCGCCACCAGTTGGTCCTGCATTAGGTCAACAAGGTGTAAATATTATGGAATTCTGTAAAGCGTTCAATGCTCGTACTGAGAGCTTAGAAAAAGGTTTACCAATTCCAGTTGTAATCACTGTATATGCAGACCGTTCTTTCACTTTCGTTACTAAAACTCCACCAGCAGCAGTATTATTGAAAAAAGCGGCAGGTCTTAAATCTGGTTCTGCGAAACCAAATAAAGACAAAGTAGGTAAAGTAACTAAAGAACAGATCCGTCAAATCGCTGAAACTAAATCAGCAGATATGACTGGTGCAACGATTGAAACTAAGATGAAATCTATTGAAGGCACAGCACGTTCAATGGGCTTAGTGGTGGAGGACTAA
- the rplJ gene encoding 50S ribosomal protein L10: MALNLQDKQAIVAEVNEAAKGALSAVVADSRGVTVEKMTELRKLARESGVSMRVVRNTLLRRAVEGTEFECLTDTFTGPTLIAFSTEHPGAAARLFKDFAKTNKEFEIKGAAFEGKVQDVDFLATLPTYEEAIARLMGTMKEAAAGKLVRTLAALRDKLQEAA, encoded by the coding sequence ATGGCATTAAATCTTCAAGACAAACAAGCGATTGTTGCTGAAGTAAACGAAGCTGCCAAAGGTGCCCTTTCTGCGGTGGTTGCGGACTCTCGTGGCGTTACTGTAGAAAAAATGACTGAGTTACGTAAATTAGCACGTGAATCAGGTGTTTCAATGCGTGTTGTGCGTAATACATTATTACGTCGTGCGGTTGAAGGAACTGAATTTGAGTGTTTAACTGATACGTTTACTGGTCCAACTCTTATTGCATTCTCAACTGAACACCCTGGTGCTGCAGCACGTTTGTTCAAAGATTTTGCAAAAACAAACAAAGAGTTTGAAATTAAAGGTGCAGCCTTTGAAGGTAAAGTACAAGATGTTGATTTCTTAGCAACATTACCAACTTACGAAGAAGCAATTGCACGTTTAATGGGCACAATGAAAGAAGCTGCGGCAGGCAAACTTGTTCGCACTCTTGCAGCATTACGCGACAAATTACAAGAAGCGGCATAA
- the rplA gene encoding 50S ribosomal protein L1 translates to MAKLTKKMKAIKAGVDSTKAYEISDAIAVLKQFATAKFVESVDVAVNLGIDPRKSDQNVRGATVLPHGTGRTARVAVFTQGANAEAAKAAGADLVGMEDLAEQVKKGEMDFDVVIASPDAMRVVGQLGQILGPRGLMPNPKVGTVTPNVAEAVKNAKSGQVRYRNDKNGIIHTTIGKADFSPEQLKENLQALLAAIAKAKPTTAKGVFLKKVSLSTTMGAGVQVDQSSL, encoded by the coding sequence ATGGCTAAATTGACTAAAAAAATGAAAGCAATCAAAGCTGGCGTAGATTCTACTAAAGCCTATGAAATCTCTGATGCAATCGCAGTATTAAAACAATTTGCAACTGCAAAATTTGTTGAAAGCGTTGATGTTGCAGTAAATTTAGGAATTGACCCTCGTAAATCAGATCAAAACGTACGTGGTGCAACTGTATTACCACACGGTACAGGTCGTACTGCTCGTGTTGCTGTATTTACTCAAGGTGCAAATGCAGAAGCAGCAAAAGCTGCGGGTGCAGACTTAGTAGGTATGGAAGATTTAGCGGAACAAGTGAAAAAAGGCGAAATGGACTTTGACGTTGTTATTGCATCACCAGATGCAATGCGTGTTGTAGGTCAATTAGGTCAAATCCTTGGTCCACGTGGTTTAATGCCAAATCCGAAAGTAGGTACTGTAACGCCTAACGTTGCTGAAGCAGTTAAAAATGCAAAATCAGGACAGGTTCGTTACCGTAATGATAAAAATGGTATTATCCATACAACTATCGGTAAAGCAGATTTCTCTCCAGAGCAATTAAAAGAAAACCTTCAAGCATTGTTAGCGGCTATTGCAAAAGCAAAACCAACAACAGCTAAAGGTGTATTCCTTAAAAAAGTAAGCCTTTCAACCACTATGGGTGCAGGCGTACAAGTGGATCAATCTTCACTTTAA